The following proteins are encoded in a genomic region of Blastopirellula marina:
- a CDS encoding metallophosphoesterase family protein, which produces MRTLAIGDIHGCLTALDTLLEFVEPTDDDRIVTLGDYVDRGPDSKGVIDRILQLRKQFDVTCLLGNHEIMMQNGRDDEMAFHTWMMYGGEETMLSYGTPEEEFIPEHLERVSEAHWKFMDEMCQRYHETDTHIFVHANAWPSLPLEEQSDSFLFWERFANNGPHCSGKTLVCGHSSQKSGWPLNVGHSICIDTWVYGEGWLTCLEVESGKFWQANEKGARRTGLLA; this is translated from the coding sequence TTGCGAACGTTGGCCATCGGTGACATTCATGGATGTCTCACCGCCCTGGATACGCTTCTGGAGTTTGTCGAGCCAACGGACGATGATCGCATCGTTACGCTGGGAGACTATGTTGATCGTGGTCCAGATTCTAAAGGTGTGATCGATCGGATTCTTCAATTGCGCAAGCAGTTCGATGTGACCTGCTTGCTCGGGAATCACGAGATCATGATGCAAAACGGCCGTGATGACGAGATGGCGTTTCACACCTGGATGATGTATGGCGGCGAAGAGACGATGCTCTCCTACGGGACGCCGGAAGAAGAATTCATCCCGGAGCATCTCGAGCGAGTTTCGGAAGCACACTGGAAGTTTATGGATGAAATGTGTCAGCGTTATCACGAAACGGATACGCATATCTTCGTGCATGCCAATGCATGGCCTTCATTACCGCTGGAGGAACAATCAGACTCGTTCCTGTTTTGGGAACGATTCGCGAACAATGGACCACATTGTTCTGGCAAAACGTTAGTTTGTGGTCATTCCTCTCAGAAGTCAGGCTGGCCGTTGAATGTTGGGCATTCGATCTGTATCGATACGTGGGTTTACGGCGAGGGATGGCTGACCTGCTTAGAGGTCGAAAGTGGCAAGTTCTGGCAGGCGAACGAAAAGGGAGCTCGTCGAACGGGACTGCTAGCATAA
- a CDS encoding lactonase family protein, which yields MISPKYVFSALATFSLLALGSLASAQEKSQPFYIGTYTSGDSQGIYLSSLNLEDGSLAQPTLAAELENPSFLAINGASDHLYAVGEVSNFKDKASGAVSAFAINEDGTLKLLNQEASGGRGPCHILLGPDEKTALVANYGGGSFTSLPLTEDGKLQPAASVMQQTGSSVDKSRQQGPHAHGMYLVPGTKLALGVDLGVDKVMIYDVTDEGELKTHDPAYIAITPGSGPRHLATNKTGDKVYVLNEMASTVDVFQFDPTTGKSEHLQKLSTLPEDFEGNNTTAEIFLHPNGKWLYCSNRGHNSLAVFSVDQKSGKLTFVEHASSMGETPRSFQIAPQGKHLLIANQNSSNIVVYEINQENGTLTSNGYQIDVPNPCCIDFRFD from the coding sequence ATGATCTCGCCTAAATACGTATTTTCTGCTTTGGCTACCTTCAGCTTGCTTGCGCTGGGGTCATTGGCTTCTGCCCAGGAAAAATCGCAGCCTTTTTACATCGGTACCTACACCAGTGGTGATAGCCAGGGCATCTATCTGAGTTCGCTCAATTTGGAAGATGGATCGCTCGCGCAGCCGACCCTGGCCGCCGAACTCGAGAATCCCTCCTTCCTGGCAATCAACGGTGCTTCTGATCATCTCTACGCAGTCGGCGAGGTCTCGAACTTCAAGGACAAAGCCTCCGGAGCAGTCTCGGCATTCGCGATCAACGAAGATGGGACGCTCAAATTGCTCAATCAGGAAGCATCTGGCGGTCGAGGACCTTGTCACATCCTGCTCGGTCCTGACGAGAAGACCGCATTGGTGGCCAACTATGGTGGTGGCTCGTTTACATCGCTTCCGTTGACTGAAGACGGAAAGTTGCAGCCAGCGGCGAGTGTAATGCAGCAGACCGGTTCCAGCGTTGATAAGAGCCGTCAGCAAGGACCCCACGCCCACGGCATGTACCTGGTGCCTGGTACCAAACTGGCTTTGGGTGTTGATCTCGGGGTCGACAAGGTAATGATTTACGACGTGACCGACGAAGGAGAATTGAAGACCCACGATCCGGCGTACATCGCGATCACGCCGGGTTCGGGGCCTCGACACTTGGCGACCAATAAAACAGGTGACAAAGTCTATGTTCTGAATGAAATGGCGTCGACGGTCGATGTGTTCCAGTTCGACCCAACCACCGGTAAGAGTGAGCATCTGCAGAAGCTGTCGACATTGCCGGAAGACTTCGAAGGGAACAACACAACCGCCGAGATCTTCCTGCATCCAAATGGAAAGTGGCTATACTGCTCGAATCGCGGCCATAACAGCTTGGCTGTGTTTAGCGTCGATCAGAAGTCCGGCAAGCTGACATTCGTCGAACATGCCAGTTCGATGGGTGAAACGCCACGTAGTTTTCAAATTGCCCCGCAAGGAAAGCACCTGCTGATCGCGAACCAGAACTCAAGCAACATCGTCGTCTACGAAATCAATCAAGAAAATGGAACTCTGACGTCGAACGGCTATCAAATCGATGTCCCCAACCCGTGCTGTATTGATTTCCGCTTCGATTAA
- a CDS encoding cytochrome c peroxidase translates to MTRTLFATLCCLLANVAHGALLEQVDPNQPAYRQPEDMILTPDGQYLLTANRGTGSLSIVDRKRQETVSEWKVGRSIVHLTQLPDDRLLGLDSAQNEAILLHRVDSQLTELDRVPLPYSPVRSALSPDGSQIVISCVWPRKLVRLKLDGDQLSADQELVMPFAPREVLFEPAGQILLAADNFGGKLALVDAASFSVRHIREFPAHNIRAMVLSADRTKILFAHQMLNSLAVTNTNDIHWGLVMSNDLRWVDLARVLNPEDDFYGEGFMHPIGEPGKGGGDPTDIAVIDSEQAIVTMGGTAQAGIGKHESYGLFRTNVGEHPTAVVVSPEKDLAYVANGFDDSVSVIDLKTAKTVSKFSLGVRRELTERERGEKLFHNARLSMEGWMSCHSCHTDGHTNGLASDNLGDNSFGAPKRILSLLGKADTAPFGWLGVSPTLKAQAHKSVEQTMHGGKLSEEDAQALATYMASLPLPPPIDQLQQTHDEAAISHGRQIFLRNNCVKCHAPPKYTTPDLYDVGMEDKELNREFNPPSLRGIGHRDTFFHDARATSLRDIFEVHGHELKVELSDQQLDDLISFLKSL, encoded by the coding sequence ATGACCCGAACGCTCTTTGCCACGCTTTGCTGCCTGCTTGCCAACGTCGCGCACGGGGCCTTGCTTGAGCAGGTCGACCCAAATCAGCCCGCTTACCGCCAGCCTGAAGACATGATCCTGACCCCCGACGGCCAGTACCTGCTGACCGCCAATCGAGGGACAGGTTCTCTTTCGATCGTGGATCGGAAGCGACAGGAAACCGTTTCGGAATGGAAAGTTGGGCGAAGTATCGTTCACTTAACCCAACTACCGGATGATCGTTTGTTGGGCCTCGACTCGGCGCAAAACGAAGCGATTTTACTTCATCGAGTCGACAGCCAACTTACCGAACTCGACCGCGTACCGCTTCCTTATTCGCCCGTACGCTCGGCGCTTTCGCCAGACGGCTCTCAGATCGTTATTAGCTGTGTCTGGCCAAGGAAGCTGGTTCGGTTGAAGCTCGACGGCGACCAACTTTCGGCGGATCAAGAACTAGTAATGCCCTTTGCACCGCGCGAAGTCTTATTTGAACCAGCCGGCCAAATCCTTCTGGCGGCCGACAACTTCGGTGGCAAGCTGGCGCTTGTCGATGCAGCTTCGTTCTCAGTCCGACATATCCGAGAGTTCCCTGCCCACAATATCCGAGCGATGGTCCTCTCGGCAGATCGAACGAAAATCCTTTTCGCACATCAAATGCTCAATAGTTTGGCGGTTACCAACACCAACGATATCCACTGGGGCCTGGTGATGAGCAACGATCTTCGCTGGGTCGATTTAGCTCGTGTGCTAAACCCTGAAGACGATTTCTATGGCGAAGGGTTCATGCATCCCATTGGCGAGCCTGGGAAGGGAGGTGGCGATCCGACTGACATCGCGGTGATCGACTCGGAACAAGCAATCGTAACGATGGGCGGCACCGCACAAGCTGGTATCGGCAAGCACGAGTCTTATGGACTATTTCGTACCAACGTTGGCGAACACCCGACGGCGGTAGTTGTTTCTCCGGAGAAAGACCTTGCTTACGTTGCGAATGGGTTCGATGATTCCGTCTCGGTGATCGATCTGAAGACCGCCAAAACCGTCAGCAAGTTTTCTCTCGGTGTTCGTCGTGAATTAACGGAACGGGAACGAGGTGAAAAACTGTTTCATAATGCGCGGCTTTCGATGGAAGGATGGATGTCGTGTCATAGCTGTCATACCGACGGTCACACCAATGGACTCGCGAGCGATAATCTAGGTGACAACTCGTTCGGCGCGCCAAAGCGTATCCTCTCGCTTCTCGGCAAAGCCGACACAGCACCCTTTGGCTGGCTCGGCGTTTCCCCCACCCTGAAAGCTCAAGCTCACAAGTCGGTTGAGCAAACCATGCATGGCGGTAAGCTTTCGGAAGAGGATGCCCAAGCGTTGGCAACTTACATGGCGAGCTTGCCGCTGCCTCCTCCGATTGACCAATTGCAACAAACGCATGACGAAGCAGCGATCTCGCATGGACGACAGATTTTCCTCCGTAACAACTGCGTCAAATGCCATGCCCCTCCCAAGTACACCACACCGGACCTATACGATGTGGGCATGGAAGACAAAGAACTCAATCGGGAGTTTAATCCACCTTCACTTCGCGGCATCGGCCATCGCGACACCTTCTTTCACGATGCCCGTGCGACGTCGCTGCGAGATATCTTCGAGGTGCACGGACACGAGTTGAAGGTTGAGCTCAGTGATCAACAACTCGACGACCTGATAAGCTTCTTGAAAAGCCTCTAA
- the eat gene encoding ethanolamine permease — translation MTEPNNELKKTLGPLMLWGLGVGYVISGMYFGWNLGLAEGGTLGLAIATFFVIIMYVTFTFSYTEMACAIPKAGGAFDYARLGLGKHWGYLAGIAQSIEFIFAPPAIAFAIGAYLNMFFPQLDVTLIAILAYVIFTGLNIVGVRSASYFELFVTILAVLELLLFAGVSFTAFETRNLTVNALPNGWEGAFRAIPFAIWFFLAIEGVANVAEEAKNPQRDVLWGFGSAITTLVVLCILVFTTAVGVAGWETIVYPEPGSAPSDSPLPLALGKIVGEGSVLYHMLITIGLFGLIASFHGIILAAGRSTLELGREHYVTPFVGVVHPRTKTPVNALLVNMGIGIIALLTGQTGEIIVLAVFGALTLYIVSMIAFFALRKHHADLERPFKVPLYPVFPAVALMIAVVSLLALTIYNLALFGIFVGIVVAGYVSFLWYQNVLEKKVQLAAESE, via the coding sequence ATGACCGAACCCAATAATGAATTGAAGAAAACACTTGGCCCGTTGATGCTGTGGGGGCTTGGCGTCGGCTATGTGATTTCCGGAATGTACTTTGGCTGGAACCTTGGTTTAGCCGAAGGAGGCACGCTTGGCCTAGCTATCGCGACCTTCTTTGTGATCATCATGTACGTGACGTTCACATTCAGTTACACCGAGATGGCCTGTGCGATTCCCAAAGCTGGCGGGGCGTTTGATTACGCCCGACTTGGACTGGGAAAGCATTGGGGCTACTTGGCTGGGATCGCCCAAAGCATCGAGTTCATCTTTGCACCCCCGGCGATTGCGTTTGCGATCGGGGCCTACTTGAATATGTTCTTTCCGCAGTTGGACGTGACCCTGATCGCCATTCTGGCCTACGTGATCTTCACCGGCTTGAACATCGTCGGGGTCCGCTCGGCGTCTTACTTCGAGTTATTCGTTACCATCTTGGCTGTGTTAGAACTGTTGCTCTTTGCAGGTGTCAGCTTTACGGCGTTCGAAACAAGAAACCTGACTGTGAACGCCCTGCCCAACGGCTGGGAAGGGGCATTCCGAGCCATTCCGTTTGCCATTTGGTTCTTCCTAGCGATCGAAGGGGTGGCGAACGTGGCGGAAGAAGCTAAGAATCCGCAGCGTGACGTCTTGTGGGGATTCGGCTCGGCTATCACCACGCTGGTTGTGCTGTGCATTCTTGTTTTCACCACGGCGGTTGGGGTCGCCGGATGGGAAACAATTGTCTATCCCGAGCCGGGAAGCGCACCCTCTGACTCTCCCCTTCCCTTAGCACTGGGGAAGATCGTGGGTGAAGGGAGTGTTTTGTACCACATGCTAATCACGATCGGCTTATTCGGTTTGATCGCGTCGTTCCACGGAATCATCTTAGCCGCCGGTCGTTCGACGTTGGAACTTGGCCGCGAGCACTACGTCACGCCGTTTGTCGGAGTTGTCCATCCACGCACCAAGACTCCGGTCAACGCGCTGTTGGTGAATATGGGGATTGGTATCATCGCCCTTCTAACAGGCCAAACGGGTGAGATCATCGTACTTGCCGTCTTCGGTGCGTTAACGTTGTACATCGTGTCGATGATCGCATTCTTCGCGTTAAGGAAGCATCACGCCGATCTCGAACGCCCATTTAAGGTGCCGCTGTATCCCGTGTTTCCGGCCGTCGCGTTGATGATTGCCGTCGTATCGTTGTTGGCGTTGACGATTTACAACCTGGCATTGTTTGGGATATTCGTCGGGATCGTGGTGGCTGGATACGTGAGCTTCTTGTGGTATCAAAACGTGCTGGAGAAAAAGGTTCAGCTGGCTGCCGAGAGTGAGTAA
- the eutC gene encoding ethanolamine ammonia-lyase subunit EutC has product MNQNDLWEKYRAFTQARIGMGRTGSSVTTQQMLAFRTDHALASDAVWADMDVEKLIAELVALKQEDLVLDSQAKDRQQYVQRPDLGRLLSAESEEILRSRPKQEYEISISIADGLSSIAIEQNAIPFLAYLLPLLKSYRIAPIVIVRQGRVAISDPIGDLLNSQLSVILIGERPGLTSPYSMGAYLTYAPRSGNTDEKRNCISNIRREGLPHEHAAQKLSFLIGESLRRKLSGVQLKDLSQDELLDDRTQ; this is encoded by the coding sequence ATGAACCAAAACGATCTGTGGGAAAAGTACCGAGCATTTACCCAGGCCCGCATCGGCATGGGGAGAACAGGCAGCAGCGTGACCACACAGCAGATGCTCGCCTTTCGGACGGACCATGCGTTGGCCAGTGATGCCGTTTGGGCTGATATGGATGTCGAAAAGCTGATTGCTGAGTTAGTAGCGCTCAAGCAGGAAGATCTGGTCTTAGATAGCCAAGCCAAAGACCGCCAACAGTACGTTCAGCGGCCTGACTTAGGACGACTGCTCAGTGCCGAGTCGGAGGAGATCCTTCGTTCACGACCCAAGCAAGAATACGAAATCAGCATCTCCATCGCTGACGGGCTGTCTTCAATCGCGATCGAACAGAATGCAATACCATTCCTCGCATACCTGCTTCCCCTGCTTAAGTCGTACCGCATTGCACCCATCGTGATTGTTCGTCAGGGAAGGGTTGCGATAAGCGATCCCATCGGCGATCTATTGAACAGTCAGCTATCGGTCATTTTAATCGGCGAACGACCTGGACTGACTTCTCCATACAGTATGGGAGCCTACCTGACGTATGCACCGCGCAGCGGAAATACGGATGAAAAGCGAAACTGTATTTCCAATATTCGCCGCGAAGGCTTGCCCCACGAGCACGCGGCCCAAAAGTTGAGCTTTCTTATCGGAGAATCGCTCCGCCGCAAGCTCTCGGGCGTCCAACTTAAAGACCTTTCGCAAGACGAACTGCTTGATGACCGAACCCAATAA
- a CDS encoding ethanolamine ammonia-lyase subunit EutB produces MKYQHRIGITTYSFPDLKDVLAKATPERSGDCLAGLAAENNKQRLAARHVLADVPLSQFLHELIIPYELDSVTRLTVDRHNAEAFAEISQLTVGAFRDWLLAYETTGETIQQISPGLTPEMVAAVSKLMSNQDLILVAAKIRVVSRFRDTLGLAGHFSTRLQPNHPTDDVKGILASTIDGLLYGVGDAVIGINPASDDPRVVRTLLEMLDELRLRFEIPTQSCVLTHVTTTIELIEAGAPVDLIFQSIGGTEATNDSFGVTLAMLDEAHQAGLELGRGTVGQNCMYFETGQGSAHSANAQHGVDQQTCEVRAYGVAREYQPLLVNSVVGFIGPEYLYDGKQIIRAGLEDHFCGKLMGLPMGCDVCYTNHANVDQDDMDNLLSLLGMAGCNFVMGVPGADDVMLHYQSTSYHDQLYLRELLGLKHAPEFEAWLQGMNLIGSDGKLLPEAARHRLMNL; encoded by the coding sequence ATGAAGTATCAGCATCGAATCGGGATAACGACCTATTCTTTTCCCGACCTGAAAGACGTTCTCGCTAAAGCGACACCAGAGCGATCGGGCGATTGCCTGGCCGGCTTAGCCGCTGAGAACAACAAACAGCGACTGGCGGCGCGGCATGTGTTAGCCGATGTGCCACTCTCGCAATTTCTGCACGAGCTGATCATTCCCTACGAGCTCGATTCGGTCACCCGTTTGACTGTCGATCGGCACAACGCCGAGGCCTTCGCGGAAATCAGTCAGTTAACGGTAGGTGCGTTTCGCGACTGGCTTCTGGCATACGAAACCACTGGGGAAACGATACAGCAAATTAGCCCTGGGCTAACGCCTGAGATGGTTGCGGCGGTCAGCAAATTGATGTCGAACCAGGATTTGATCTTGGTGGCAGCTAAGATTCGTGTGGTCTCACGCTTTCGAGACACCCTGGGATTGGCCGGACACTTCTCGACTCGGCTACAACCGAATCATCCAACCGACGATGTAAAAGGCATTCTGGCCAGCACAATTGATGGCTTGCTGTATGGAGTCGGCGACGCAGTAATTGGAATCAATCCTGCCTCCGATGACCCTCGCGTCGTTCGGACGTTACTGGAGATGCTTGATGAACTTCGGCTTCGGTTTGAGATCCCAACACAGTCATGTGTGCTGACGCACGTGACGACCACGATCGAACTAATCGAGGCAGGTGCGCCGGTTGATCTAATCTTCCAGTCGATCGGCGGAACGGAAGCTACCAACGATAGTTTTGGCGTTACACTCGCGATGCTCGACGAGGCGCATCAGGCCGGTCTTGAGTTAGGTCGTGGCACGGTTGGCCAAAACTGTATGTACTTCGAAACTGGGCAAGGTAGCGCCCATTCTGCCAACGCTCAACATGGTGTCGATCAGCAAACGTGCGAAGTCCGTGCCTACGGGGTTGCTCGTGAGTATCAGCCTCTTTTGGTCAACTCGGTCGTTGGCTTTATCGGTCCGGAATACCTATACGATGGCAAACAGATTATTCGTGCTGGTCTGGAAGATCATTTCTGCGGCAAGCTAATGGGGCTGCCGATGGGTTGCGATGTGTGTTACACGAACCATGCTAACGTCGACCAAGACGATATGGATAATCTATTGTCGTTGCTCGGCATGGCGGGCTGTAACTTCGTGATGGGCGTTCCCGGCGCGGACGATGTGATGCTGCACTACCAAAGCACGTCGTACCACGACCAGCTCTACCTTCGCGAACTGCTGGGTCTAAAACATGCCCCTGAATTTGAAGCTTGGCTGCAAGGTATGAACTTGATTGGCAGCGACGGTAAATTACTTCCTGAAGCGGCACGGCATCGGTTGATGAATCTATGA
- a CDS encoding DUF1559 domain-containing protein, translating to MSISSTKRGAFTLVELLVVIAIIGVLIALLLPAVQQAREAARRMQCSNNLKQLGLAVHNFASTYQDELPMLGEAQEGGHWTAFILPYIEQANMYEALTFGSTNWAAGTALNNPSITSTSNAERQIAACQTKLEALICPSSTVSGPIYDASVYSPPWFVAARQPANYLGVVTGIQPNDWKPAWGWGRPGIPSWTDANGNSHDTKGHPELDGVFITRHPDKARIAQGGMGGACRLASITDGTSNTLMIGEAEPDPQLQTLASVSENANTGRKDHWAIGGDDFDNWEGSDWSEMGGSTGVRINYPRPQGSPNDASDSDPNWAAYEVSFSSRHPGGCNFVSADGSVRFVAETINASIFSALGTRANGEAVPAP from the coding sequence ATGTCGATTTCCAGCACGAAACGAGGCGCGTTCACACTCGTCGAGCTATTGGTTGTCATTGCGATCATTGGTGTTTTGATCGCTCTTTTGCTGCCGGCCGTGCAACAAGCTCGCGAAGCTGCTCGCCGCATGCAGTGCAGCAATAATTTGAAGCAGCTCGGCCTGGCCGTGCACAACTTCGCTTCAACCTATCAGGACGAACTGCCAATGTTGGGCGAGGCCCAGGAAGGTGGCCACTGGACGGCATTCATCCTGCCGTATATCGAACAAGCCAATATGTACGAAGCATTGACCTTCGGTTCCACAAACTGGGCCGCCGGCACCGCGTTGAACAATCCATCGATCACATCGACCAGCAACGCCGAACGTCAAATCGCGGCATGTCAAACGAAGCTCGAAGCTTTGATCTGTCCTTCTTCCACTGTCAGCGGACCGATCTACGACGCCTCGGTCTATTCGCCACCGTGGTTCGTTGCGGCTCGTCAGCCGGCGAACTACTTGGGTGTCGTTACTGGGATTCAGCCCAACGACTGGAAGCCAGCTTGGGGATGGGGACGACCCGGCATCCCGTCCTGGACCGACGCCAACGGCAATTCCCACGATACCAAGGGGCATCCAGAACTCGATGGCGTGTTCATCACCCGACATCCCGATAAGGCGCGAATCGCCCAAGGTGGGATGGGAGGCGCTTGCCGATTGGCCAGCATCACCGATGGAACCTCAAACACGCTCATGATCGGCGAAGCGGAACCAGACCCGCAGCTACAGACCTTGGCTTCTGTTTCCGAAAACGCCAATACTGGCCGTAAAGATCATTGGGCGATCGGTGGCGACGACTTCGACAATTGGGAAGGTTCGGACTGGTCGGAAATGGGTGGCTCGACCGGCGTGCGAATCAATTACCCGCGACCTCAAGGTTCGCCGAACGACGCTTCCGATAGCGATCCGAACTGGGCCGCTTACGAGGTGAGCTTCAGCAGCCGTCACCCAGGCGGATGTAACTTCGTGTCGGCCGACGGCTCGGTCCGATTCGTTGCGGAAACAATCAACGCATCGATCTTCAGTGCCTTAGGTACGCGGGCGAATGGGGAAGCCGTTCCGGCCCCTTAG
- a CDS encoding alpha/beta hydrolase, which yields MKCLLGPSCLFALLMVSTLSAAEPISEAIWPAGKVPGLAEGEKEEIAEIIDERIGRKVTKVTKPTVTVFKPDPAKDTGAAVVICPGGGYHILAYDLEGTEVAAWLNEIGITGVVLHYRVPRAKEGEPHVNPLKDAQRAIRLTRAHAEDWKIDPDKVGILGFSAGGNLAAVTSNADESAYEPVDEVDQIDARPDFALLIYPAYLNIDGQGIELTPQTSVDEKTPPTFLVHTSDDRVSSTGSAAYYYGLKQNDVPAEMHIFPQGGHGYGLRPTEQRVTQWPKLASGWLQKEVLVDPKQD from the coding sequence ATGAAATGCCTTCTGGGACCGAGCTGTTTATTTGCGTTACTAATGGTGTCCACCCTTTCAGCTGCCGAACCAATCAGCGAAGCCATTTGGCCAGCAGGCAAAGTACCCGGCTTGGCGGAAGGTGAAAAAGAAGAGATCGCCGAGATTATCGACGAACGCATTGGTCGTAAGGTGACCAAGGTGACTAAACCAACCGTGACTGTTTTCAAGCCAGATCCGGCCAAAGACACTGGCGCCGCAGTCGTCATTTGTCCAGGCGGTGGTTATCACATTTTGGCCTACGACTTAGAGGGAACCGAAGTCGCGGCCTGGCTGAACGAGATCGGAATTACCGGCGTGGTTCTGCACTACCGCGTGCCACGAGCGAAAGAAGGTGAACCTCACGTCAATCCGCTGAAAGATGCGCAGCGTGCAATTCGACTTACCCGGGCTCACGCGGAAGATTGGAAGATTGATCCCGATAAGGTAGGTATCCTAGGCTTCTCTGCGGGCGGTAACTTGGCGGCGGTGACTTCCAATGCCGATGAGTCTGCCTACGAGCCGGTGGACGAAGTCGATCAAATCGATGCGCGGCCTGATTTCGCGTTGTTAATCTACCCGGCCTATCTAAACATCGACGGACAGGGCATCGAACTAACTCCCCAAACCTCCGTCGATGAAAAGACGCCTCCGACTTTCCTGGTTCATACTAGTGATGACCGCGTCTCATCAACGGGAAGTGCGGCGTATTACTACGGATTGAAACAGAACGACGTACCAGCTGAAATGCACATTTTCCCGCAGGGTGGTCATGGCTACGGGCTACGACCAACCGAGCAGCGCGTTACCCAATGGCCAAAGCTGGCCAGCGGTTGGTTGCAGAAGGAAGTCTTGGTCGACCCAAAGCAAGACTAA
- a CDS encoding thermonuclease family protein, producing the protein MHSKHASLLGLVLALLPLSFALSQAQPDPPLVDPVREWHDQEDKVFAKSRFAYLDGDQVALLPQTGQIVLIPQARLSLADRRWVTNCPVNILRGKVIYVADGDTIGVLDDNKKTHRIRLEGIDSPESGQAYGEKSRQALNRLVYGKQVLVAYEKSDTYGRILGHVFLDGHWINRQLIADGWAWHYRHFSGDAELAATQTDAAAKQVGLWQDNKPQQPWRFRLEEKQRKEEAAQLKPTDPTSPTKFWLNTSSGVRHNPSCKHFGKTSRGKYCTAGDGKPCGICGG; encoded by the coding sequence ATGCATTCAAAACACGCTTCTCTTCTCGGGCTTGTGCTGGCACTGCTGCCACTCTCATTCGCACTATCCCAAGCTCAACCAGATCCACCGCTAGTCGATCCCGTTCGCGAGTGGCACGATCAAGAAGATAAAGTTTTTGCAAAATCTCGCTTTGCATATCTCGATGGCGATCAGGTTGCACTGTTGCCACAAACTGGGCAAATCGTGCTTATTCCGCAGGCACGGTTGTCTTTAGCGGATCGGCGATGGGTTACAAATTGTCCAGTTAACATTTTGCGCGGCAAAGTGATCTACGTCGCCGACGGCGACACCATCGGCGTACTGGATGACAACAAGAAGACCCATCGGATTCGTCTGGAAGGAATCGACTCTCCAGAAAGCGGCCAAGCCTACGGCGAGAAAAGTCGTCAGGCACTCAATCGCTTAGTTTATGGAAAGCAGGTCCTCGTTGCTTACGAGAAGTCCGACACCTACGGCCGAATCTTGGGTCATGTGTTTCTGGATGGCCATTGGATCAATCGTCAGCTCATTGCTGACGGCTGGGCTTGGCACTATCGCCATTTCAGTGGTGATGCCGAGTTAGCAGCGACCCAAACCGACGCGGCTGCGAAGCAAGTTGGCTTATGGCAAGACAATAAGCCGCAACAACCCTGGCGCTTTCGCCTTGAGGAAAAGCAGCGAAAGGAAGAAGCGGCTCAGCTGAAGCCGACTGATCCGACTAGCCCCACTAAGTTTTGGCTGAATACATCAAGCGGGGTTAGGCACAATCCATCGTGCAAGCACTTCGGAAAAACATCCCGCGGAAAGTATTGCACGGCGGGAGATGGGAAGCCGTGCGGCATTTGCGGCGGGTGA